ATATATAAAGAGAAAGATTATTcatgaaataaagtaaaatgtcaatatactgtaatttaTAAGTTTAAATCTAATATAATGTCAGTTAACCTATGTTGTAAGTGAAATGAAGTTTAATACAAATTGTCTCTGAAGATTGGACTTTAATCGACATTTTTAAACTGatacaaattaatgattgataGATACTAATAAAACATAGACGTGATGCTACCATATGCCCACTCCCAGTTTCATCATGAAACACTTGGATTGAGTGTGCTTGCTATACCTTTAAAGTACACCTGATCCAAGTATTTTGTTATGTTGGAAGCAGAAATGGGAGGTGCCTATTTTACTACCACCAAATGATAAAACCGGAACTATTTGTAGGTGGCCTCTTTGACAACTTTTGTTGTGGGGGTGTTTACATTGGAGGCAGAGTATGGTAGTAGGGTAGTGTCTGGTCTGGTAGGGGAAGGCATGTACCAAGTGGACTCCCTCATGATGATCTCAGCAGGGGCAGGAGCCATTCTGGTGTCTTCGCTCGGACTTTGTGGAGTCCTATGCAAGAATAAGTGCATGCTGGGATTGGTAAGTCAGGGTTTTTTAATTCTGTCAATGGTTTAAAATCAAAACCAGAATTTCTTATATCTGATCACTTTATATGCATGTTTTAATTAGTTTTATTTACTATTTAAGAAAGTTCTGGATATAATCAAAGAATTGAGtaaaacaaattacatgtatcagcaaacttcggaatattgttattgtatgttaaggcaggttatcTTTATTTGCAGATTTGTTATCTAATTACAAATTTATCCTCAAGgtgtatacttttattttttcatttttagcaCCTGGGGATTCTAGCCTTTCTTTCAATAACATTACTAGTAGCAGGAATCCTGGgttatattttcatatcagAGGTAATGCTCATTGAGGTTCTGGGTATGCACACTGTGGAACTGTATTTAAAGCACACTGAAACATTGACTATCAACTTTTTAATAGTTtcgatatatatgtatttttaaatttttgactTGCATGGTTTGACAACTTGGTAATAAACAGCAGTATGATAAAATCTGATTATGATTTGTTTGTACAGGTATtatttaaacatgtatacaatCAAATTCAAGATGAAAATAACCACAGGGAAATACAAAGCAGCAGTGGGCAGTATTCTATGTAAATCACTGAAAtgatagatttatatatatctaCCAGTGTTTTTATGTTCAGTGCATCTAGTGCGTTTATACTTGCAATGCATTGTTTTTGTAGTTAGAAGATACAGCGAAGAAATCTATGATTGATGTTATAACTTACAAGTATGGAGTCAATACAGACCGGAACCGTAAACACAATTCTATCACTACAAGCTGGGACAGTGTACAACGTTCAGTAAGTTATACAGTGTTCGTAGagtaatttaaagaaaaagagataattaGTGGACTTCATGATATTGGTTATGCATTGTTATTGGTAATTAAATTCTTTATGAAAGTAACTTTCAAAGGTATTTTAGGATAATATATGTAGataaaatgtcaatttaaaatttttaacttctttgaCTTTGTGTACAGTTTAAATGTTGTGGAGCGTATGGTGATGAGAACAGCACCACCTCTTGGTATGCCTATCGATTGTCCAGCTTCTGGTTCCAGGACAATTTTTCAAGTAAGTCTACAAGTAAAATTGATGCTAATGATTTAATTCTGTACCCCAACAATGTTTTGAAAGTTATATAGGACTCGTGTCAGTCTGTCTTTGCAAATTGGGTCTGGGTCAAAACAGGGATTTCTTATGACTTGACAGTTTTGTCTTAACCCATGCCCAAGTTCAATTGTTTAGTTTTAAGGTCACTaggaaaaaacttgaatttgaaaaacatttagGTTGCATATGACCTGAGGGTGGACTATGATCCAAGGTCATTTTgataagatcaaggtcacaggaagGATTTAAAAGATGTATTACCATAAATGTGCAACAAAGATGATATACCTGTTTGAAACAATGCAAATGGCTCAAAAAGGGTTGGGTAATTCTAACAAAGATCATTTGGACATGATCAAGTTCACTGAAAGAAAACTCAAGGttagaaacaaacaaaatagataatatCAAGGTCAACACCACTGGAAACAAAAACATAAAGTTCTTGTCTGGACGTTATGTTTGTACGATGGAAACATTTAGTATCTGTGTTATGTATGGAATGTGGAACCTTGTGTAAATGTAGTGTTCAAATTTGTGATGCACTGAATTTCAAACAtatcctttttagctcacctgagctgaaagctcaagtgagcttttctgatcacccgtattccgtccgtctgtccgtctgtaaacttttcatattttcaacttcttctcaacaaccactgggccaatttcaaccaaagttggcacaaaacatccttaggtaaagggaattctaaattgttaaaataaagggccaggccaccttccaaggggagataatcaagaaaaggtaaaaatagggtaggttcattaaaaaatcttcttctcaagaaccactgggccagaaaagatgaaatttatagataagctttattaggtagtgcagattctaaattgttaaaatcattgcccccgggggtcggatggggccacaataggggatcaaagttttacatacaaatatataggaaaaatcttcttctcaagaaccgctgagccagaaaagctgaaatttatatgaaagcttccttatataatacagattctaaattgttaaaatcatggcccccgggggtcggatggggccacaattggggatcaaagttttacatacaaatatatagggaaaatctttaaaaatcttcttctcaagaaccactgagccagaaaagctgagatttatatgaaagcttccttatataatgcagattctaaattgttaaaatcatggccccctggggtaggatggggccacaataggggatcaaagttttacatacaaatatataggaaaaacctttaaaaatcttcttctcaagaaccactgagccagaaaagctgaaatttatatgaaaacttcctgatatagtgcaaattctaaattgttaaaatcatggcccccgggggtcggatggggccacaataggggatcaaagttttacatacaaatatataggaaaaatctttaaaaatcttcttcccaagaaccactgagccagaaaagctgagatttatatgaaagcttcctgatatagtacagattctaaattgttaaaatcatggcccccgggggtcggatggggccacaataggaggtcaaagttttacatacaaatatataggaaaaatcttcttcccaagaaccactgagccagaaaagctgagatttatatgaaagcttcctgatatagtacatattttaaattgttaaaatcatggcccccagggatcggatggggccacaataggggatcaaagttggggggtttttttgttggttttttttttttttttttcttgatatagtgcagattcaagtttgttaaaatcatggaccccggggattggatggggcctcaaggggggcatcaaagttttacatacaaatttataggaaaaatcttttaaaatcttcttctcaagaaccactgagccagaaaagctgaggtttatatgaaagctccctgatatagtgcagattataaattgttaagatcatggcccccaggggtcggatggggccacaatagggggtcaaagttttacatacaaatatacaggaaaaatctttaaaaatcttcttcccagaaccactaagccagaaaagctgagatttatatgaaagctttcagatatagtgcagattcaggtttgttaaaatcatgcccccctggggtaggatggggccacaataggggatcaaagttttacatacaaatatatagggaaaatctttaaaaatcttcttctcaagaaccattgggacaaagaagttcacatttacatgaaagtttt
This genomic window from Ostrea edulis chromosome 4, xbOstEdul1.1, whole genome shotgun sequence contains:
- the LOC125670216 gene encoding CD82 antigen-like isoform X2, whose product is MSFSTSEDDLGVFKEKPQKITVKSVARYALVFMLVAVMVASLTTFVVGVFTLEAEYGSRVVSGLVGEGMYQVDSLMMISAGAGAILVSSLGLCGVLCKNKCMLGLHLGILAFLSITLLVAGILGYIFISELEDTAKKSMIDVITYKYGVNTDRNRKHNSITTSWDSVQRSFKCCGAYGDENSTTSWYAYRLSSFWFQDNFSNGSLVPKSCCEPNSDMERCQGHVSSNAPPSQIPPVINSPVNYTLYTTGCYDQLEEYIQQNGIIIGTAAIVTAVFMLVEMILGIIVHRSS
- the LOC125670216 gene encoding CD82 antigen-like isoform X1 encodes the protein MMSQATRSLRMEMGWSHLTFGFVPSVKMSFSTSEDDLGVFKEKPQKITVKSVARYALVFMLVAVMVASLTTFVVGVFTLEAEYGSRVVSGLVGEGMYQVDSLMMISAGAGAILVSSLGLCGVLCKNKCMLGLHLGILAFLSITLLVAGILGYIFISELEDTAKKSMIDVITYKYGVNTDRNRKHNSITTSWDSVQRSFKCCGAYGDENSTTSWYAYRLSSFWFQDNFSNGSLVPKSCCEPNSDMERCQGHVSSNAPPSQIPPVINSPVNYTLYTTGCYDQLEEYIQQNGIIIGTAAIVTAVFMLVEMILGIIVHRSS